Proteins co-encoded in one Nocardioides sp. genomic window:
- a CDS encoding class I SAM-dependent DNA methyltransferase — MSFAVGCMLGRFSLDAPGFVLSDQGATFADYIAKVPSARFAPDFDNVLPIVDGDWFEDDIVEQFRRFLREAFGAQHFEENLRFINESLKVKHLRDYFLTKAGRSRFYDDHVVRYKKRPIYWLFSSPKGSFNALIYMHRYTPSTASTVLNEYLREFQAKLMASLEHAERSNNARESDRLRTILLELDQYEHDVLYPLASQNIAIDLDEGVKANYPKFGVALKKIAGLEATE, encoded by the coding sequence CAGCTTGGACGCGCCGGGGTTCGTTCTGTCCGATCAAGGTGCCACCTTCGCCGACTACATCGCCAAGGTCCCGTCGGCGAGGTTCGCGCCAGACTTCGACAACGTCCTGCCGATCGTTGATGGCGACTGGTTCGAGGACGACATCGTCGAGCAGTTCCGACGGTTCCTTCGGGAGGCGTTCGGCGCCCAACACTTTGAGGAGAATCTCCGATTCATCAACGAATCGCTCAAGGTCAAGCACCTGCGCGACTACTTCCTCACGAAGGCCGGTAGGTCAAGGTTCTACGACGACCATGTAGTTCGGTACAAGAAGCGCCCGATCTACTGGCTTTTCTCCAGTCCAAAGGGGTCGTTCAACGCCCTGATTTACATGCACCGCTACACGCCGTCGACCGCATCGACGGTCCTGAACGAATACCTCCGTGAGTTCCAAGCCAAACTCATGGCGAGCCTGGAGCACGCTGAACGGTCCAACAACGCGAGGGAGTCTGACCGACTACGCACGATCCTGCTGGAGCTCGACCAGTACGAGCATGACGTGCTCTACCCGCTGGCCTCACAGAACATCGCCATTGACCTCGACGAAGGCGTGAAGGCCAACTATCCGAAGTTCGGTGTGGCATTGAAGAAGATCGCTGGCTTGGAGGCGACCGAATGA
- the brxL gene encoding BREX system Lon protease-like protein BrxL, whose translation MTEETDLDVIAADLLDGTIEGQTADQTPEQTALDKKINQHFAGLVVRKDLVKAVKGNAIVPSYVLEYLLGQYAASDDEATIQAGIDSVRKILADHYVQRNQSELVKSTIKERGRYKIIDKVSVSLNDKDDRYEAEFSNLGIKGVVVESATINAHPKLLVGGVWCICDIDYFHFDDARVVPWQLGSLKPIQLSNFDFDSYTTSRREFTTDEWIDLLIQSIGFNPALFGRRAKLIQLVRLIPFVERNYNLVELGPKGTGKSHIFSEFSPHGMLISGGEVTVPKLFVNNSNGRIGLVGYWDVVAFDEFAGKKKRTDKALVDIMKNYMANKSFSRGIETLGAEASMVFVGNTSHNVAYMLKHSDLFDELPESYHDAAYLDRLHHFIPGWEVDTIRGEMFSEGYGFVVDYIAEVLKSMRNADYSDRYQEHFTLGSDISTRDRDGIHKTFSGLMKILYPQGEATKEEIAEILRFAIEGRKRVKDQILRIDSTMAEVKFGYLDKSGEWHAVTTLEEDEYPAHYHQRRIESGEVEEPAEAAPAESAPKPEPLFEGHREFQENQRGVSYETLLLPYLHGATEITITDPYIRQFHQARNLMELLETLAVVKDPADEVKVFLVTSENTDGPEKLQKQMEFLLRVKQAAAIAGITLDVKFDATIHDRSIVANSGWRINLGRGLDIFQFVANDAFDLAVKLQKYRQVKAFGVTYIHEAEASDG comes from the coding sequence ATGACTGAAGAGACCGATCTCGACGTGATCGCCGCCGACCTCCTCGACGGCACCATCGAGGGGCAGACGGCAGACCAGACTCCCGAGCAGACGGCGCTCGACAAGAAGATCAACCAGCACTTTGCCGGCCTCGTAGTCCGCAAGGACCTCGTCAAGGCCGTCAAGGGCAACGCGATCGTGCCCTCCTACGTCCTGGAGTACCTCCTTGGCCAGTACGCAGCCTCCGACGACGAAGCCACCATCCAGGCCGGCATCGACTCGGTGCGCAAGATCCTCGCCGACCACTACGTCCAACGGAACCAGTCCGAGCTGGTGAAGTCGACGATCAAGGAACGCGGGCGCTACAAGATCATCGACAAGGTCTCTGTCTCTCTCAACGACAAGGACGATCGGTACGAGGCAGAGTTCTCCAACCTCGGCATCAAGGGAGTCGTCGTGGAGTCGGCCACGATCAACGCTCACCCCAAGCTCCTCGTCGGCGGCGTCTGGTGCATCTGCGACATCGACTACTTCCACTTCGACGACGCCCGCGTCGTCCCCTGGCAACTCGGCTCGCTGAAGCCGATTCAACTCTCGAACTTCGACTTCGACAGCTACACCACCTCGCGCCGTGAGTTCACCACCGACGAGTGGATCGACCTGCTGATCCAGTCGATCGGTTTCAACCCTGCCCTGTTCGGCCGTCGCGCCAAGCTCATCCAGCTCGTCCGCCTGATCCCGTTCGTCGAGCGCAACTACAACCTCGTCGAGCTCGGCCCCAAGGGCACCGGCAAGTCACACATCTTCTCGGAGTTCTCACCGCACGGCATGCTGATCTCCGGGGGAGAGGTCACCGTCCCCAAGCTCTTCGTAAACAACTCCAACGGTCGCATCGGCCTGGTCGGCTACTGGGACGTCGTCGCGTTCGACGAGTTCGCCGGCAAGAAGAAGCGCACCGACAAGGCTCTCGTCGACATCATGAAGAACTACATGGCGAACAAGTCGTTCTCCCGTGGGATCGAGACCCTGGGAGCCGAGGCATCGATGGTGTTCGTCGGCAACACGTCCCACAACGTCGCGTACATGCTCAAGCACTCCGACCTGTTCGACGAGTTGCCGGAGAGTTATCACGACGCGGCGTACCTCGACCGCCTCCACCACTTCATCCCGGGCTGGGAGGTCGACACCATCCGCGGGGAGATGTTCTCCGAGGGCTACGGCTTCGTCGTCGACTACATCGCCGAAGTCCTCAAGTCGATGCGCAACGCGGACTACTCCGACCGCTACCAAGAGCACTTCACGCTGGGCTCGGACATCTCCACCCGCGACCGCGACGGCATCCACAAAACCTTCTCCGGGCTGATGAAGATCCTCTACCCCCAGGGCGAAGCGACTAAGGAAGAGATCGCCGAGATCCTCCGGTTCGCCATCGAGGGCCGCAAGCGCGTCAAGGACCAGATCCTGCGAATCGACTCCACGATGGCTGAGGTCAAGTTCGGCTACCTCGACAAGTCCGGCGAGTGGCACGCGGTCACCACACTGGAGGAGGACGAGTACCCGGCCCACTACCACCAGCGGCGCATCGAAAGTGGTGAGGTCGAGGAGCCCGCCGAGGCCGCACCAGCCGAGTCTGCGCCGAAGCCCGAGCCCCTCTTCGAGGGTCACCGAGAGTTCCAGGAGAACCAGCGTGGCGTCTCCTACGAAACACTCCTGCTCCCATACCTGCACGGCGCCACCGAGATCACGATTACGGACCCGTACATCCGTCAATTCCACCAAGCGCGGAACCTCATGGAGCTGCTCGAAACGCTTGCAGTCGTCAAGGACCCGGCCGACGAGGTGAAGGTGTTCCTCGTGACGAGCGAGAACACCGACGGGCCAGAGAAGCTGCAGAAGCAGATGGAATTCCTGCTCCGCGTGAAGCAGGCCGCCGCGATCGCCGGCATCACCCTCGACGTGAAGTTCGACGCCACGATCCACGACCGCTCGATCGTCGCCAACTCCGGCTGGCGCATCAACCTCGGCCGCGGCCTCGACATCTTCCAGTTCGTCGCAAACGACGCCTTCGACCTTGCGGTGAAGCTCCAGAAGTACCGGCAGGTCAAAGCCTTCGGCGTGACCTACATCCACGAAGCCGAGGCAAGTGATGGCTGA
- the pglZ gene encoding BREX-1 system phosphatase PglZ type A, which produces MRSAEVVRARQSSVWIDGYRQLYAAIDAAADLLSQLSTIDFTISAFDEGLERYRTDWFRIDQLYRQFTYARRSFEGPSPLDALRDLVEKTLHQQVRLRARQRLAEAGRRSNQLAVGRPALPALVLRRLRRASSLREDKKAVVIVSDALRYEVADELRSRIRQEDRFNADLDAVLGVLPSYTQLGMAALLPHRTLKHSADGKTVLADGLPTNGVGPRSKVLETVGGSAIQAEDLPGPDRRRAAGHVQEQPGSVHLPRRHRRDRRQAGHRAPGLRSRRADALAELVDLVKKTANANATNIFVTADHGFLFQDEALPEQFFLSEKAHGDKILVSNKRYVLGHGLKVDDAFTTFTAEQLNLDGDIEVQIPKSIHRLRLAGGGTRFVHGGATLQEIVVPVLVINKKRKSDTRLVNVKVLPGHRQDHHRPAGREAVPVGARQRQGSGPRAARGAVRGGDADLQRPAARADLRLLLARAA; this is translated from the coding sequence GTGAGGTCGGCCGAAGTCGTCCGGGCCCGCCAGAGCAGCGTGTGGATCGACGGTTACCGCCAGCTCTATGCGGCGATCGACGCCGCCGCCGACCTGCTGTCGCAGCTGAGCACAATCGACTTCACCATCTCGGCCTTCGACGAGGGACTTGAGCGCTACCGAACCGACTGGTTCCGCATCGACCAGCTCTACCGCCAGTTCACCTACGCCCGCCGCTCCTTCGAGGGACCGAGCCCACTGGACGCGCTGCGCGACCTGGTCGAGAAGACGCTACACCAACAAGTTCGTCTACGAGCTCGGCAACGCCTGGCAGAAGCAGGTCGACGCAGCAACCAGCTGGCAGTCGGTCGTCCTGCGCTCCCAGCGCTCGTTCTACGGCGACTACGTCGAGCAAGCTCGCTCCGCGAGGACAAGAAGGCCGTCGTCATCGTCTCCGACGCCCTCCGATACGAGGTGGCCGACGAGCTGCGTTCCCGCATCCGCCAGGAGGACCGATTCAACGCCGACCTCGATGCCGTCCTCGGCGTTCTGCCGAGCTACACCCAACTCGGCATGGCCGCACTCCTGCCGCACCGCACTCTGAAGCACTCCGCTGACGGCAAGACAGTGCTCGCCGACGGCCTGCCCACCAACGGCGTAGGTCCGCGCTCGAAGGTGCTTGAGACCGTGGGCGGCAGCGCCATCCAAGCCGAGGACCTTCCGGGCCCTGACCGCCGACGAGCGGCGGGACATGTTCAAGAACAACCGGGTTCTGTACATCTACCACGACGTCATCGACGCGATCGGCGACAAGCCGGGCACCGAGCGCCGGGTCTTCGAAGCCGCCGAGCTGACGCGCTGGCCGAGCTGGTGGACCTGGTCAAGAAGACCGCCAACGCCAACGCCACCAACATCTTCGTGACCGCCGACCACGGCTTCCTCTTCCAAGACGAGGCACTGCCCGAGCAGTTCTTCCTCTCCGAGAAGGCCCACGGCGACAAGATCCTCGTCTCCAACAAGCGCTACGTGCTCGGCCACGGGCTGAAGGTCGACGACGCCTTCACCACGTTCACCGCTGAGCAACTCAATCTCGACGGCGACATCGAGGTCCAGATCCCCAAGTCGATCCACCGCCTCAGGCTCGCCGGCGGCGGAACACGATTCGTCCACGGCGGTGCGACCCTGCAGGAGATCGTCGTACCGGTGCTCGTGATCAACAAGAAGCGCAAGAGCGACACACGCCTGGTCAACGTCAAGGTGCTGCCCGGACACCGACAAGATCACCACCGGCCAGCTGGTCGTGAAGCTGTTCCAGTCGGAGCCCGTCAGCGACAAGGTTCAGGCCCGCGTGCTGCGCGCGGGGCTGTACGTGGGGGAGACGCTGATCTCCAACGACCCGCCGCCCGAGCTGACCTTCGACTCCTCCTCGCCCGAGCAGCGTGA